In Stigmatopora argus isolate UIUO_Sarg chromosome 10, RoL_Sarg_1.0, whole genome shotgun sequence, the following proteins share a genomic window:
- the gdpd4a gene encoding glycerophosphodiester phosphodiesterase domain-containing protein 5 isoform X3, translating into MLHVAAVFVMLVITWPVALHFCRTSKRACRVSILAVYLSGLFFLYLVPLGMYSPCIKDAGTLGAAPMLFGHRGAPTLAPENTIMSFEKAVEAGGDGLETDVSISYDGVPFLMHDPTLRRTTNVADVFPERAHQLASAFTWAELRRLNAGQWFLSRGPFSGASSLSEAERRRAGNQSVPSLADFLRLASPSGRLVIFDLRQPPPEHPYHRSYVNVTLEVVLSHINASQVLWLPSEDRHVARAADAGLRLTSAERLSVAALKDEGIGTLNLHYSRMSEAQIRKYALANISTNLFVINQPWLYALAWCAGAHTVTTNAVHVLANVRKPLFLMTPEEYNLMWILTNAVSAVLTICIFIFHWWRERGLPFLSGGRQTRQNRPYSKFRTDSSGGTRLRRSPSDASLVSLPLK; encoded by the exons ATGCTCCACGTGGCTGCCGTCTTTGTCATGCTGGTCATTACCTGGCCCGTGGCTTTGCACTTTTGTCGCACGAGCAAGAGAG CATGTCGGGTGTCTATTCTGGCCGTCTACTTGTCCGGATTGTTCTTCCTCTACTTGGTTCCTCTGGGGATGTACTCGCCGTGCATCAAAGACGCCGGAACGCTGGGGGCGGCGCCGATGCTCTTCGGACACCGCGGGGCGCCCACG CTGGCTCCGGAGAACACAATCATGTCCTTTGAGAAGGCCGTGGAGGCCGGGGGAGACGGACTGGAGACCGACGTGTCCATCAG TTACGACGGTGTTCCCTTCCTGATGCACGACCCCACCCTGCGGAGAACCACCAACGTGGCCGACGTTTTCCCCGAGCGGGCGCACCAATTGGCCTCCGCGTTCACTTGGGCCGAACTGCGGCGGCTCAACGCCGGCCAGTGGTTCCTATCC AGAGGCCCCTTTTCCGGAGCGTCCTCACTGAGCGAGGCGGAGCGGCGGCGGGCCGGGAACCAGTCGGTCCCCTCGCTGGCCGACTTTCTGCGGCTGGCGTCGCCGAGCGGGCGACTCGTCATCTTCGACCTGCGCCAGCCGCCCCCGGAACATCCTTACCACCGCTCGTACGTCAACGTCACCCTGGAGGTGGTTCTGTCCCACATCAACGCTTCTCAG GTTCTGTGGCTGCCGTCCGAAGACAGGCATGTGGCCCGCGCCGCCGACGCCGGGCTGCGGCTGACGTCCGCGGAACGCCTATCCGTGGCGGCGCTGAAGGACGAGGGCATCGGCACCCTCAATCTCCACTACAGCAGGATGTCGGAAGCGCAGATCAG GAAGTACGCCTTGGCTAATATCAGCACCAACCTGTTCGTGATCAATCAGCCCTGGCTCTACGCGCTGGCGTGGTGCGCCGGCGCCCACACGGTCACCACCAACGCCGTGCACGTCCTGGCCAACGTCCGCAAGCCCCTCTTCCTTATG acACCCGAGGAATACAACCTGATGTGGATTCTAACTAACGCCGTCTCCGCCGTCCTCACCATctgcattttcattttccattG GTGGCGAGAGAGGGGACTTCCATTCCTGTCAGGCGGTCGGCAGACTCGCCAGAACAGACCGTACAGCAAGTTTCGAACGG ATTCCTCCGGAGGGACCCGCCTTCGCCGGAGTCCTTCCGATGCATCTCTCGTCTCCCTCCCTTTG AAATGA
- the gdpd4a gene encoding glycerophosphodiester phosphodiesterase domain-containing protein 5 isoform X2, with protein MLHVAAVFVMLVITWPVALHFCRTSKRACRVSILAVYLSGLFFLYLVPLGMYSPCIKDAGTLGAAPMLFGHRGAPTLAPENTIMSFEKAVEAGGDGLETDVSISYDGVPFLMHDPTLRRTTNVADVFPERAHQLASAFTWAELRRLNAGQWFLSRGPFSGASSLSEAERRRAGNQSVPSLADFLRLASPSGRLVIFDLRQPPPEHPYHRSYVNVTLEVVLSHINASQVLWLPSEDRHVARAADAGLRLTSAERLSVAALKDEGIGTLNLHYSRMSEAQIRKYALANISTNLFVINQPWLYALAWCAGAHTVTTNAVHVLANVRKPLFLMTPEEYNLMWILTNAVSAVLTICIFIFHWWRERGLPFLSGGRQTRQNRPYSKFRTDSSGGTRLRRSPSDASLVSLPLVSHLSNPA; from the exons ATGCTCCACGTGGCTGCCGTCTTTGTCATGCTGGTCATTACCTGGCCCGTGGCTTTGCACTTTTGTCGCACGAGCAAGAGAG CATGTCGGGTGTCTATTCTGGCCGTCTACTTGTCCGGATTGTTCTTCCTCTACTTGGTTCCTCTGGGGATGTACTCGCCGTGCATCAAAGACGCCGGAACGCTGGGGGCGGCGCCGATGCTCTTCGGACACCGCGGGGCGCCCACG CTGGCTCCGGAGAACACAATCATGTCCTTTGAGAAGGCCGTGGAGGCCGGGGGAGACGGACTGGAGACCGACGTGTCCATCAG TTACGACGGTGTTCCCTTCCTGATGCACGACCCCACCCTGCGGAGAACCACCAACGTGGCCGACGTTTTCCCCGAGCGGGCGCACCAATTGGCCTCCGCGTTCACTTGGGCCGAACTGCGGCGGCTCAACGCCGGCCAGTGGTTCCTATCC AGAGGCCCCTTTTCCGGAGCGTCCTCACTGAGCGAGGCGGAGCGGCGGCGGGCCGGGAACCAGTCGGTCCCCTCGCTGGCCGACTTTCTGCGGCTGGCGTCGCCGAGCGGGCGACTCGTCATCTTCGACCTGCGCCAGCCGCCCCCGGAACATCCTTACCACCGCTCGTACGTCAACGTCACCCTGGAGGTGGTTCTGTCCCACATCAACGCTTCTCAG GTTCTGTGGCTGCCGTCCGAAGACAGGCATGTGGCCCGCGCCGCCGACGCCGGGCTGCGGCTGACGTCCGCGGAACGCCTATCCGTGGCGGCGCTGAAGGACGAGGGCATCGGCACCCTCAATCTCCACTACAGCAGGATGTCGGAAGCGCAGATCAG GAAGTACGCCTTGGCTAATATCAGCACCAACCTGTTCGTGATCAATCAGCCCTGGCTCTACGCGCTGGCGTGGTGCGCCGGCGCCCACACGGTCACCACCAACGCCGTGCACGTCCTGGCCAACGTCCGCAAGCCCCTCTTCCTTATG acACCCGAGGAATACAACCTGATGTGGATTCTAACTAACGCCGTCTCCGCCGTCCTCACCATctgcattttcattttccattG GTGGCGAGAGAGGGGACTTCCATTCCTGTCAGGCGGTCGGCAGACTCGCCAGAACAGACCGTACAGCAAGTTTCGAACGG ATTCCTCCGGAGGGACCCGCCTTCGCCGGAGTCCTTCCGATGCATCTCTCGTCTCCCTCCCTTTGGTCTCCCACCTTTCAAACCCCGCAT AA
- the gdpd4a gene encoding glycerophosphodiester phosphodiesterase domain-containing protein 5 isoform X1 — translation MLHVAAVFVMLVITWPVALHFCRTSKRACRVSILAVYLSGLFFLYLVPLGMYSPCIKDAGTLGAAPMLFGHRGAPTLAPENTIMSFEKAVEAGGDGLETDVSISYDGVPFLMHDPTLRRTTNVADVFPERAHQLASAFTWAELRRLNAGQWFLSRGPFSGASSLSEAERRRAGNQSVPSLADFLRLASPSGRLVIFDLRQPPPEHPYHRSYVNVTLEVVLSHINASQVLWLPSEDRHVARAADAGLRLTSAERLSVAALKDEGIGTLNLHYSRMSEAQIRKYALANISTNLFVINQPWLYALAWCAGAHTVTTNAVHVLANVRKPLFLMTPEEYNLMWILTNAVSAVLTICIFIFHWWRERGLPFLSGGRQTRQNRPYSKFRTEMSNVWSSDAPTDPRIPAVVDDIRRDQDVIRFGHF, via the exons ATGCTCCACGTGGCTGCCGTCTTTGTCATGCTGGTCATTACCTGGCCCGTGGCTTTGCACTTTTGTCGCACGAGCAAGAGAG CATGTCGGGTGTCTATTCTGGCCGTCTACTTGTCCGGATTGTTCTTCCTCTACTTGGTTCCTCTGGGGATGTACTCGCCGTGCATCAAAGACGCCGGAACGCTGGGGGCGGCGCCGATGCTCTTCGGACACCGCGGGGCGCCCACG CTGGCTCCGGAGAACACAATCATGTCCTTTGAGAAGGCCGTGGAGGCCGGGGGAGACGGACTGGAGACCGACGTGTCCATCAG TTACGACGGTGTTCCCTTCCTGATGCACGACCCCACCCTGCGGAGAACCACCAACGTGGCCGACGTTTTCCCCGAGCGGGCGCACCAATTGGCCTCCGCGTTCACTTGGGCCGAACTGCGGCGGCTCAACGCCGGCCAGTGGTTCCTATCC AGAGGCCCCTTTTCCGGAGCGTCCTCACTGAGCGAGGCGGAGCGGCGGCGGGCCGGGAACCAGTCGGTCCCCTCGCTGGCCGACTTTCTGCGGCTGGCGTCGCCGAGCGGGCGACTCGTCATCTTCGACCTGCGCCAGCCGCCCCCGGAACATCCTTACCACCGCTCGTACGTCAACGTCACCCTGGAGGTGGTTCTGTCCCACATCAACGCTTCTCAG GTTCTGTGGCTGCCGTCCGAAGACAGGCATGTGGCCCGCGCCGCCGACGCCGGGCTGCGGCTGACGTCCGCGGAACGCCTATCCGTGGCGGCGCTGAAGGACGAGGGCATCGGCACCCTCAATCTCCACTACAGCAGGATGTCGGAAGCGCAGATCAG GAAGTACGCCTTGGCTAATATCAGCACCAACCTGTTCGTGATCAATCAGCCCTGGCTCTACGCGCTGGCGTGGTGCGCCGGCGCCCACACGGTCACCACCAACGCCGTGCACGTCCTGGCCAACGTCCGCAAGCCCCTCTTCCTTATG acACCCGAGGAATACAACCTGATGTGGATTCTAACTAACGCCGTCTCCGCCGTCCTCACCATctgcattttcattttccattG GTGGCGAGAGAGGGGACTTCCATTCCTGTCAGGCGGTCGGCAGACTCGCCAGAACAGACCGTACAGCAAGTTTCGAACGG AAATGAGCAACGTCTGGTCCAGCGACGCACCGACGGACCCTCGTATCCCCGCCGTCGTTGACGACATCCGCCGAGACCAAGACGTCATCCGGTTTGGACACTTTTAG